The Verrucomicrobiia bacterium genome window below encodes:
- a CDS encoding alcohol dehydrogenase catalytic domain-containing protein, with translation MKAAVLHGKETVRVEEVAEPALKPGEVRIRIEAALTCGTDLKVYKRGYHAKMIVPPACFGH, from the coding sequence GTGAAAGCTGCCGTCCTGCACGGAAAGGAAACCGTCCGCGTCGAGGAAGTTGCCGAACCGGCGTTGAAGCCCGGCGAGGTGCGCATCCGCATCGAAGCCGCGCTCACCTGCGGCACGGACCTCAAGGTTTACAAGCGCGGTTATCACGCGAAGATGATCGTGCCGCCGGCCTGCTTCGGACAC